A single window of Fischerella sp. PCC 9605 DNA harbors:
- a CDS encoding serine hydrolase gives MVGLGWWVINYGDRRVVGHNGSILGFASNITRFIDDKITVILFCNLDQVARPDAIAKEIAGYYCPALAKQVLQPPLATD, from the coding sequence GTGGTGGGTTTGGGATGGTGGGTAATTAATTACGGCGATCGCCGAGTAGTCGGTCATAATGGTTCGATTCTAGGATTCGCAAGCAACATTACCCGCTTTATTGATGACAAGATTACCGTGATTTTATTTTGCAATTTAGATCAAGTAGCGCGGCCAGATGCGATCGCTAAAGAAATTGCTGGATATTACTGTCCAGCTTTGGCAAAACAAGTACTTCAGCCACCGTTAGCAACCGACTAG
- a CDS encoding DUF4336 domain-containing protein, translated as MNAQKQQDMHSSTHSKDWSWPFWPAVPLYPYGRRRTFCSEVVKDTIWTFDQLHGILYAIVPIRMTVVKLEAGGLFVYAPVAPTIECIRLVNELVAKHGDVKYIILPTSSGLEHKVFVGPFARCFPQAQVFVAPHQWSFPLNLPLSWLGFPRSRTQELPEDISQTPFASEFDYAVLDIDLGRGSFAEVAVFHKRSRTLLITDSVLSVPEDPPAIFDLDPYPLLFHARDNAFDLIEDNQANRHKGWQRISLFAIYFRPSALEPVGLGQALRDAKKAPNRSRKAYFGFFPFRWKQNWKQTFDALRGNGRPFVAPILQTLIFPQAPTQVLNWVVKVTNWDFQRIISCHFDSPIEASPRQFRQAFAFLEKNPSVSENSSGSDSQPLLEEDLRFIRELEADLIKRGIATPAKEKV; from the coding sequence ATGAACGCGCAAAAACAGCAGGACATGCATTCGAGCACCCATTCCAAAGATTGGTCATGGCCGTTTTGGCCTGCTGTACCACTCTATCCCTACGGTAGGCGGCGAACGTTTTGCTCTGAAGTTGTTAAAGACACTATCTGGACATTCGATCAGCTTCATGGTATTCTCTACGCCATCGTGCCGATTCGGATGACCGTTGTCAAACTTGAAGCAGGTGGTCTGTTTGTCTATGCACCCGTTGCCCCGACAATCGAGTGTATCCGCCTAGTGAACGAGTTGGTGGCAAAGCACGGTGATGTTAAGTATATCATCTTACCGACCAGTTCCGGTTTGGAGCATAAGGTATTTGTTGGGCCTTTCGCTAGATGTTTTCCCCAAGCACAGGTCTTTGTTGCGCCACACCAGTGGAGTTTCCCATTAAATTTACCGCTTAGTTGGCTTGGTTTTCCCCGCAGCCGGACTCAGGAACTTCCAGAGGACATCAGCCAAACTCCCTTCGCCTCGGAGTTCGACTATGCAGTGCTGGACATCGACCTTGGACGAGGATCTTTTGCAGAAGTTGCAGTTTTCCACAAGCGATCGCGCACTTTGCTTATAACCGATTCTGTATTGTCTGTGCCAGAAGATCCACCCGCGATTTTTGATCTAGATCCGTATCCCTTGCTGTTTCATGCTAGGGATAATGCTTTCGATCTCATCGAAGATAATCAAGCAAACCGTCACAAGGGATGGCAACGCATTTCATTGTTTGCAATATATTTCCGTCCCAGTGCGCTGGAACCAGTTGGACTAGGACAAGCGTTACGCGATGCCAAGAAAGCACCGAACCGATCGAGAAAAGCTTACTTCGGTTTCTTTCCCTTTCGATGGAAACAGAACTGGAAACAAACATTTGATGCCCTCCGAGGAAATGGGCGTCCATTCGTGGCACCGATTCTGCAAACTCTCATTTTTCCTCAAGCACCAACACAAGTACTCAACTGGGTTGTTAAGGTTACAAATTGGGATTTTCAGCGGATTATTTCCTGTCACTTTGACTCGCCAATTGAAGCAAGTCCGCGTCAGTTCCGGCAGGCATTTGCTTTCCTAGAGAAGAACCCTTCCGTGAGTGAGAACTCATCTGGAAGCGACAGCCAACCCCTATTGGAGGAAGACTTGAGATTTATCAGAGAACTAGAGGCAGATCTGATCAAGCGCGGCATCGCTACACCAGCTAAGGAGAAGGTGTAA
- a CDS encoding tetratricopeptide repeat protein — protein MEWLVIWGVQQLAGFAFREILENVGNVLGDLTKEAGKDFVKDFFKDSLKSGINKFKKDALAEAMGKAIAQFLYLVQQELEASGIRKADIVLYTPALQKFIYNKSVKAWLAKAFEPGCQSLDGRFLQDVWAEMKLKPLPEDFSWGKLSRVYLNRVEDIIGESQELKDLFSAKQLKDIKDNTQQLVGIVPDFDLERYRESIRESYGYLKLNAIDPTDRQYRVRLWNVFVPQNVREALPPSRYELPKEVQRALQEAGLLEAGVSLEELERYKQIFLEKPVQSVLEILRDSDCPYVVILGDPGSGKSSLLQYLALDWAENPTPKLPLLIELRDYARDENTPKDFLGFFHQGKRKICELNELALDQQLRSGNALVMFDGLDEIFDPEIRNRIITEIHNFTNKYKRVRVIVTSRIVGYNSERLTNAGFQHFTLEDLNEKQIRDFLKKWHKLALIDESDRERSDIQKRLQDAIKESTAIKELAGNPLLLTMMAILNRRQELPRKRADLYEEAAKVLLHQWDIEYKKIQLTLDDVDLRAKQAMLCRVAYYMQASKEGLKGNIIHRDELEAALTGYLRLREINNPLAVAGKIIDQLRVRNFILCHLGNEYYAFVHRTFLEYFCAMEFVNRFNKRGLDEGLTIEQLQTEVFGQHWQDKSWHEVLRLIVGKIDSEFVGAIIEFLVDIQINEEEKEDISHLLLAADCFSEVSSKSKIAKASAKLLSALKEALGTSKDKQIIARKIAFYWKDNPDAMAWLEERALNHENQSVRQAIAKGVASVELPDLNLISITDLGDLYIFQNRYEEAIATYLRGVEITFVMKAGLIAAYQTLKKFDEAIAYCNQWIEKEPKSLLAYSQLGSIYRDADRYNDAISAFNRALEIAGKNITATLPLSGLGWTYHNLGKYEEAISTYNRAIEIDSNSQFTSTIFSNLGMVYHDLGQHSEAISAFNQALEIDSKHSKTYNNLGYLYRNLEQWEDAVKAFHCAIEINPQYSNAYRNLGMVYLIRGDVTQAEKEFTTAIQIDPLYGNGVLSMGLLQAVRGNLQEARVTWKKGLELYGEHAQRERLFRTLYVIAMEHSEQGIANLQQILTREKPPVGLLHQVLETARILQQCPEFIPSIDTAVALLHHEMQRNLM, from the coding sequence ATGGAATGGCTGGTAATTTGGGGTGTACAACAGCTTGCTGGGTTTGCATTTCGAGAAATATTAGAGAATGTAGGAAACGTATTAGGCGATCTAACAAAAGAAGCGGGAAAGGATTTCGTTAAGGACTTCTTTAAGGATTCGCTCAAGTCAGGAATTAATAAGTTCAAAAAGGATGCTCTAGCTGAGGCAATGGGTAAAGCGATCGCCCAATTTCTTTACCTTGTACAGCAAGAATTAGAAGCATCGGGGATTAGAAAAGCAGATATTGTACTATATACCCCAGCACTCCAAAAGTTTATTTATAATAAGTCAGTCAAAGCTTGGCTAGCAAAGGCATTTGAACCAGGCTGTCAGTCTTTGGATGGTAGGTTCTTGCAGGATGTTTGGGCAGAGATGAAATTGAAACCACTGCCTGAAGATTTTAGTTGGGGGAAACTTAGTCGAGTTTATTTGAATCGTGTTGAGGACATCATTGGTGAGTCACAGGAATTAAAAGATTTATTTAGTGCCAAGCAACTCAAGGATATTAAAGATAATACCCAGCAGTTGGTAGGCATCGTACCGGACTTTGACCTAGAACGATACCGCGAGAGCATTCGTGAATCCTATGGTTACTTGAAACTAAATGCAATCGATCCAACAGATCGACAATATCGCGTCAGGCTATGGAATGTTTTTGTACCCCAAAACGTGCGGGAAGCCCTACCACCTTCGCGTTATGAGCTGCCCAAGGAAGTACAGAGGGCACTTCAAGAGGCTGGTTTACTCGAAGCAGGAGTGTCTTTGGAGGAGTTGGAACGCTACAAGCAAATCTTCCTGGAGAAGCCCGTGCAATCGGTTTTGGAAATATTGCGTGATTCGGATTGTCCCTATGTGGTTATTCTGGGCGATCCGGGATCGGGCAAATCGTCACTACTGCAATATCTAGCATTGGATTGGGCAGAAAATCCAACCCCAAAATTACCCTTACTAATTGAGTTGCGCGATTATGCTAGAGACGAAAACACGCCGAAGGATTTTCTCGGATTTTTTCATCAGGGAAAGCGCAAAATATGTGAGTTGAATGAGTTAGCACTCGACCAGCAATTACGTTCAGGAAACGCGCTGGTCATGTTTGATGGTTTAGACGAAATTTTCGATCCAGAAATTAGAAATCGAATTATTACCGAAATTCACAATTTTACAAACAAGTACAAGCGGGTGCGTGTGATTGTAACATCACGCATTGTTGGATATAATTCTGAACGTCTTACAAATGCAGGGTTTCAGCATTTCACACTGGAAGATTTAAACGAAAAGCAGATTCGTGATTTTCTCAAGAAGTGGCATAAGTTAGCATTAATCGATGAATCTGATCGAGAACGCTCTGATATCCAGAAACGCTTGCAGGATGCCATTAAGGAATCTACTGCGATCAAAGAATTGGCAGGTAATCCTCTGTTGCTGACAATGATGGCGATTCTCAATCGTAGGCAAGAATTACCGCGCAAACGTGCTGACTTATATGAAGAAGCAGCAAAGGTGCTACTGCATCAGTGGGATATTGAATATAAGAAGATACAGTTAACCCTTGATGATGTGGATTTGCGTGCCAAGCAAGCTATGTTATGCCGAGTTGCCTATTATATGCAAGCCAGCAAAGAGGGTTTGAAAGGGAACATCATTCATCGGGATGAGTTGGAAGCAGCTCTAACAGGGTATCTTAGGTTACGTGAAATAAATAATCCTCTGGCAGTAGCGGGAAAAATTATTGACCAGTTGCGGGTACGCAATTTCATTCTCTGTCATTTGGGTAATGAATATTATGCCTTTGTACATCGTACATTTCTGGAATATTTTTGTGCGATGGAGTTTGTAAACCGTTTTAACAAGCGGGGCTTAGATGAAGGTCTAACAATTGAACAGTTACAAACAGAAGTTTTTGGTCAACACTGGCAAGATAAATCTTGGCATGAAGTCTTGCGATTAATTGTTGGCAAGATTGATTCTGAGTTTGTTGGAGCCATAATTGAATTTTTAGTAGATATTCAGATCAATGAAGAGGAAAAAGAAGACATATCCCATTTATTACTGGCAGCAGATTGTTTTTCAGAAGTGAGTAGCAAAAGTAAAATTGCCAAAGCGTCTGCAAAACTTTTGAGTGCATTGAAAGAAGCACTAGGAACTTCCAAAGATAAACAAATAATTGCGAGAAAAATAGCTTTTTATTGGAAAGATAATCCTGATGCTATGGCATGGTTAGAAGAACGTGCGCTCAATCATGAGAATCAGTCTGTGAGACAGGCAATTGCCAAAGGAGTAGCATCTGTTGAACTTCCCGATTTAAACCTTATATCCATTACAGATTTAGGAGATTTGTATATTTTCCAGAATCGATACGAAGAGGCGATCGCAACCTATCTTCGAGGTGTTGAGATAACTTTTGTTATGAAGGCGGGACTTATCGCTGCATACCAAACGCTTAAGAAATTTGACGAAGCGATCGCTTATTGCAATCAGTGGATAGAGAAAGAACCTAAAAGTCTATTAGCCTACTCTCAATTAGGAAGTATTTACAGAGATGCAGATCGTTATAATGATGCAATTTCTGCTTTCAACCGTGCGCTAGAAATAGCAGGTAAAAACATCACGGCTACCTTACCGCTTTCTGGATTAGGGTGGACTTATCATAATTTGGGAAAGTACGAAGAAGCAATTTCTACTTATAACCGTGCAATTGAGATTGACAGTAATTCCCAGTTTACTTCTACTATATTTAGCAATTTGGGTATGGTATACCATGACTTAGGGCAACATAGTGAAGCGATTTCTGCTTTCAATCAGGCACTTGAAATCGACTCTAAACATTCTAAAACATATAATAATTTAGGATATCTGTATCGTAACTTAGAACAGTGGGAGGACGCCGTAAAAGCATTTCATTGTGCAATTGAAATCAACCCTCAATATTCTAATGCCTACAGAAACCTGGGAATGGTGTATTTGATACGAGGAGATGTAACTCAAGCTGAAAAAGAATTCACAACCGCCATTCAAATTGACCCACTGTATGGTAATGGAGTGTTGAGTATGGGATTGCTCCAAGCCGTGCGAGGGAATTTGCAAGAAGCTAGAGTAACTTGGAAGAAAGGTTTAGAGCTTTACGGAGAACACGCACAACGCGAAAGACTTTTTCGCACGCTCTACGTCATAGCGATGGAACATAGTGAGCAGGGTATTGCCAATCTGCAACAAATCTTAACACGGGAAAAGCCTCCCGTCGGCTTGCTACATCAGGTTCTCGAAACTGCTCGAATTTTACAGCAATGCCCTGAATTTATACCAAGTATTGATACTGCTGTTGCATTGTTGCATCATGAAATGCAACGAAATTTGATGTGA
- a CDS encoding cyclase family protein — protein MGIRRSVSNPHYFAESAVYVGGSSSSEGNIYFGAIAVVKFCFTYYMKLKIYFGMSQARSRANSFLVSILHRFFRQQVKRTFSIIVCLLGLLSAVIVLSVNAAQPRGEPPLWQVYQRSLKSAKYVDLTHAIAPTIPVWSGFGSSKFAPTINPKTGEPYTYQKDGFEATHYDLSTDQLGTQLDPPAHWNPNYPAIDELPATFAVRPLVVIPIQDKVARDPNYHLTVKDIQDWERKHGIIPEGSVVFVRSDWSKQWPNPELTKRKEFPGVKLEALQFLHLQRKILFHGHEPLDTDSTPTLEGEDWLLNNGYTQAEGVANLDQVPETGALVAIGYPKFQGGLGGYARYIAICPQDWKYGVSVDQIPESPLPKADKPLHWNKQLGVRVR, from the coding sequence TTGGGAATCAGAAGAAGTGTTTCTAATCCTCACTACTTCGCAGAAAGCGCCGTCTACGTGGGAGGTTCGAGTTCCTCAGAGGGAAATATCTATTTTGGCGCGATCGCTGTAGTCAAATTTTGTTTTACTTATTACATGAAGTTAAAAATTTATTTCGGTATGAGCCAAGCTAGATCTCGTGCCAACTCTTTTCTAGTCAGCATTTTACATAGATTTTTTCGTCAACAAGTTAAAAGAACCTTCTCAATAATTGTTTGTTTACTAGGTTTGTTAAGCGCAGTTATTGTTCTTTCCGTAAATGCAGCACAACCCAGAGGCGAGCCTCCCTTATGGCAAGTCTATCAGCGATCGCTTAAATCAGCCAAATACGTTGACTTGACTCATGCGATCGCTCCTACAATTCCTGTATGGTCAGGTTTTGGTTCGTCCAAATTTGCACCCACCATTAATCCAAAAACGGGTGAACCATACACCTACCAAAAAGATGGCTTTGAAGCGACTCATTACGATTTGTCCACCGATCAACTCGGAACCCAGCTAGATCCACCCGCCCACTGGAACCCTAATTATCCAGCTATTGATGAGTTACCTGCTACCTTTGCTGTTCGCCCTTTGGTAGTCATTCCAATTCAAGACAAAGTAGCTCGTGACCCTAATTATCACCTCACTGTCAAGGATATTCAGGATTGGGAACGCAAGCATGGTATAATTCCGGAAGGTTCAGTTGTGTTTGTTCGCTCTGACTGGTCTAAGCAATGGCCAAACCCCGAACTAACTAAAAGAAAAGAGTTTCCTGGGGTAAAACTAGAAGCTTTGCAGTTTTTGCACCTCCAGCGCAAGATTCTTTTCCACGGACACGAACCCCTCGATACAGATAGCACGCCTACTCTGGAAGGGGAAGATTGGCTGTTAAATAACGGATATACCCAAGCAGAGGGTGTGGCAAATTTGGATCAAGTGCCGGAAACAGGTGCTTTGGTGGCAATTGGCTATCCCAAATTCCAAGGTGGCTTGGGAGGTTATGCACGTTACATTGCTATCTGTCCGCAAGACTGGAAATACGGCGTGTCAGTGGATCAAATTCCAGAATCTCCTCTGCCCAAAGCAGATAAACCACTTCACTGGAATAAACAGTTAGGTGTAAGGGTACGGTGA
- a CDS encoding chromophore lyase CpcT/CpeT codes for MTHSTDIATLARWMAADFSNQEQAFENPPFYAHIRVCMRPLPLEVLSGVSFFVEQAYDYTLHDPYRLRVLKLINGANHIAIENYCVKEEQRFYGASRNLERLKTVSVDDLEKLPGCNMIVEWTGNSFKGKVEPGKGCIVFRKGQKTYLDSEFEIDEEKFISLDRGRHPETDEHIWGSVAGPFHFVRWQSFADEVRI; via the coding sequence ATGACTCATTCTACGGATATTGCCACTTTAGCCCGCTGGATGGCAGCAGATTTTAGCAATCAAGAACAGGCATTTGAAAACCCGCCTTTTTATGCCCATATTCGGGTTTGTATGCGTCCTCTTCCTTTGGAAGTGCTATCAGGGGTGAGTTTTTTTGTTGAGCAAGCTTATGACTACACGCTCCACGATCCCTATCGCTTGCGGGTGTTAAAGTTGATTAACGGAGCAAATCACATCGCCATTGAAAATTACTGTGTGAAAGAAGAACAAAGGTTTTACGGTGCGTCTCGTAACCTCGAACGCCTCAAAACTGTAAGCGTCGACGATTTGGAAAAACTACCAGGCTGCAACATGATTGTAGAGTGGACTGGTAACAGTTTCAAAGGCAAGGTAGAGCCAGGAAAAGGCTGTATAGTCTTTCGCAAAGGCCAAAAGACCTATCTTGATAGTGAATTTGAAATTGACGAAGAAAAATTTATCAGCCTGGATCGAGGACGCCACCCGGAAACCGATGAACATATCTGGGGGTCTGTCGCTGGCCCATTTCACTTTGTCCGCTGGCAGAGTTTCGCTGATGAAGTGAGAATTTAA
- a CDS encoding tetratricopeptide repeat protein, producing the protein MLRRLSVTITATATFWLLCNSLTLAETKKPQQPDKFPPNPLETTTPDPLLPRDPKKQPLSASELQQLETALDQLNQEAAAKLQAGDELGAFDTWNRELRLRRYLGSLKEVQALGRVGAIAYQKNNRPEVQYITQRLQAIQKQAQSQKTNDLELLQALGQAYRQVRSPQNAVVVYEQVLTNVRQQQDTAKEIQTLQTIGEVHLSWFDYPKAAATYQELLKLATARGDSVNELIYLQQLAYIYEQAKQPQQAVNIRNRLAEIYQKQNNLTALPALKLAIGSDYESLARENPNLLQEAFNNYQQAYTTAWQLQQYVRASEALQKLIALYRSQGQINNALQASEILVQSQQLASNFYGLMNAYDLIGQMNLERKDYPQALKAFQKGLEVAQQLKYEEGYFSEQIQKVSGQIPR; encoded by the coding sequence ATGTTACGGCGATTAAGTGTGACAATTACTGCCACTGCTACATTTTGGCTACTTTGCAATTCGTTGACGCTGGCAGAGACTAAAAAGCCTCAACAGCCAGATAAATTTCCCCCTAATCCGCTAGAGACTACTACACCCGATCCACTATTACCACGCGATCCAAAAAAACAGCCGTTATCTGCGAGTGAATTACAACAGTTAGAGACAGCACTGGATCAGTTGAATCAAGAAGCTGCGGCTAAACTGCAAGCGGGTGATGAGTTGGGAGCATTTGATACGTGGAACCGAGAACTGCGGTTGCGCCGCTACTTAGGTTCGCTCAAAGAGGTACAAGCACTAGGACGTGTGGGTGCGATCGCATATCAAAAAAACAATCGCCCAGAGGTACAATATATTACTCAACGGTTGCAAGCAATTCAAAAACAGGCACAATCCCAAAAAACAAATGATCTAGAACTATTGCAAGCGTTAGGACAAGCTTACCGACAAGTGCGATCGCCTCAAAACGCGGTGGTAGTATATGAGCAAGTTTTAACTAATGTGCGACAGCAACAAGACACAGCCAAAGAAATACAAACCCTACAGACAATCGGGGAAGTGCATCTGAGTTGGTTTGATTATCCCAAAGCTGCGGCTACTTATCAGGAATTATTGAAATTAGCTACTGCTAGGGGCGATAGTGTGAATGAGCTAATATACTTGCAACAGTTAGCTTACATTTACGAGCAAGCAAAACAACCCCAACAAGCTGTGAACATACGCAATCGGCTAGCAGAAATCTACCAGAAACAAAACAATCTCACTGCATTACCAGCCTTAAAGCTAGCCATTGGCTCAGATTATGAATCTCTGGCGCGAGAAAATCCTAATCTTTTACAAGAAGCTTTCAATAACTATCAACAAGCTTATACAACTGCTTGGCAATTGCAACAGTACGTACGCGCAAGTGAGGCTTTGCAAAAGTTAATTGCACTGTACCGTTCTCAAGGACAAATAAACAATGCACTGCAAGCTAGCGAAATTCTTGTACAGTCTCAACAATTGGCATCAAATTTTTACGGTTTGATGAACGCCTACGACCTCATTGGACAGATGAATTTAGAACGCAAAGACTATCCTCAAGCATTAAAAGCTTTTCAAAAAGGGCTAGAAGTAGCGCAACAATTAAAATATGAGGAAGGTTACTTTTCAGAGCAAATTCAAAAAGTTTCTGGACAAATTCCTCGGTAA
- a CDS encoding 3-hydroxybutyrate dehydrogenase, which produces MMRLQGKTALITGSLTGIGRGIASAMAQEGANIVLNGINTPEEAENTRQELEKMGRTILYYKADVGNVQEVTTMITDTQKKLGSLDILVNNAGIQHVEPIDTFPIEKWDAIIATNLSSAFYTIRAVLPFMKQNKWGRIINIASVHGLVASAYKSAYVSAKHGLVGLTKAAALDLAEFGITVNAICPGYVDTPLVRQQISEQAKAHNMSEDEVIPKVLLAHHAIKEFVTVEQIAAMTIYLCSDACKTLTGTALPIDAGWSAQ; this is translated from the coding sequence ATGATGAGATTACAAGGTAAAACAGCCCTAATTACCGGCTCGCTGACTGGCATCGGTCGCGGCATTGCCTCAGCAATGGCGCAAGAAGGAGCGAATATTGTTCTCAATGGTATCAATACGCCCGAAGAAGCAGAAAATACCCGCCAAGAGTTGGAAAAGATGGGGCGAACAATTTTATATTACAAGGCCGATGTGGGTAATGTGCAGGAGGTGACGACGATGATTACCGATACACAAAAGAAACTAGGTAGCCTAGATATTCTAGTTAATAATGCCGGTATTCAGCATGTCGAGCCGATAGATACTTTCCCAATTGAGAAATGGGATGCGATTATTGCCACAAACCTGTCTTCAGCTTTTTATACTATCCGTGCCGTATTGCCATTTATGAAACAGAACAAATGGGGACGGATCATCAATATCGCTTCTGTACATGGTCTGGTAGCATCGGCTTACAAGTCAGCTTATGTGAGTGCTAAGCATGGACTAGTAGGGTTAACCAAGGCAGCAGCGCTAGATTTAGCCGAATTTGGCATTACCGTAAATGCCATCTGTCCTGGCTATGTTGATACTCCTTTGGTACGTCAGCAAATTTCCGAACAAGCGAAAGCCCACAATATGTCAGAGGATGAAGTGATTCCTAAAGTCCTGCTGGCGCATCATGCCATTAAGGAGTTTGTAACTGTAGAACAGATTGCAGCTATGACCATTTATCTATGCAGCGATGCCTGTAAAACTTTGACTGGAACAGCATTGCCGATTGATGCGGGTTGGTCGGCACAATAA
- a CDS encoding 3-hydroxybutyrate oligomer hydrolase family protein → MADDGNQENPFTNKPSFIHGEIIKTSYDGSKNDLLTGGLGKSGLAGSAPTFTDPKNPTASELRTLAIYNNYRALVDISEGGGYGVLYGPNITINSKITNNEGLIAGDEFLAFADNGSGRENITMMVQVPATFNPLLACIITAPSPGSRGVYGAIATAGEWGLKHGCAVAYTDKGTGTGAHNLQNHMVNLIQGQRVDADTAGKNSNFTAMLKERDRQIFNAKTPNRFAFKHAHSQLNPEKDWGKNVLQSIEFAFFLLNKEFGESIGNGKNKKVQPSITPDNTIVIASSVSNGGAASIRAAEQDQQGLIDGVAVSEPNVNPVFDSGFRIVQGNRKPVFEHSRSLYDYTTMLNVYQGCVNRDPALAGVPLNMTPSELGQNRCASLHELGLLQSTTPEEQAAEAQRLINDFGLLPEQNIIQPLNWFISVPQALAVTYANAYARQRVENNLCDYSFGATDLITGKSVPLSVETEVKLFSVSTGIPPTPLIGGVDVINNASVGEPKRQRESISPSSQRQDENLDGALCLRSLATGIDVITKNKLTGQMRSIHAKLTRGIEQVRATGNLHGIPTVIVTGRNDQILPPNHTSRAYFGLNQRVEGEASNLRYYEVTNAQHLDTLNASSGFDNRFIPLHYYLIEALDLMFAHLTNGTPLPPNQVIHTTPRGGTDGLALPISDANLPPIAANPDAEDLITFTGDAVLIPE, encoded by the coding sequence TTGGCTGACGATGGCAACCAAGAAAATCCCTTTACTAATAAGCCCAGCTTCATCCACGGAGAAATCATCAAAACCAGCTATGATGGTAGCAAAAATGACTTATTAACCGGTGGACTGGGGAAGAGTGGGTTAGCTGGTTCAGCTCCAACTTTCACCGACCCCAAAAACCCGACTGCCAGTGAATTGCGTACACTAGCGATTTACAATAACTATCGAGCGCTGGTTGACATAAGTGAGGGTGGGGGCTATGGTGTTCTTTACGGCCCCAACATAACGATCAACAGTAAAATTACCAATAACGAGGGTCTGATTGCTGGAGATGAGTTCCTAGCTTTCGCTGACAATGGCTCAGGTAGAGAAAACATCACTATGATGGTGCAGGTGCCCGCTACCTTCAACCCTCTTCTTGCTTGTATCATCACCGCTCCCTCCCCAGGATCGCGTGGTGTCTACGGTGCGATCGCAACGGCGGGTGAATGGGGACTCAAGCATGGCTGTGCTGTTGCATACACCGACAAGGGAACCGGCACTGGCGCTCACAACCTCCAAAATCATATGGTGAATTTAATTCAGGGCCAGCGCGTGGACGCCGATACCGCAGGCAAAAACTCAAACTTCACCGCCATGCTTAAAGAACGCGATCGCCAGATCTTCAATGCTAAAACTCCAAACCGTTTTGCCTTCAAGCACGCTCATTCTCAGCTCAACCCAGAGAAGGACTGGGGCAAAAATGTGTTGCAGTCTATCGAATTTGCCTTTTTTCTGCTGAACAAAGAATTTGGCGAGTCCATCGGCAATGGAAAGAATAAGAAAGTGCAGCCCAGCATTACCCCAGACAACACCATCGTTATTGCCTCCAGTGTGTCCAACGGAGGTGCTGCTTCAATACGGGCAGCAGAGCAGGATCAGCAAGGCCTCATAGATGGCGTGGCTGTTTCTGAACCCAACGTTAATCCAGTGTTCGATTCAGGATTTAGAATCGTCCAAGGCAATCGCAAACCAGTATTTGAACATAGCCGCAGCCTCTATGATTACACGACCATGCTCAACGTCTACCAAGGGTGTGTTAACCGCGACCCTGCACTGGCCGGTGTGCCGTTAAACATGACCCCTTCAGAACTCGGCCAGAACCGTTGTGCGTCCCTACACGAATTGGGTCTGCTGCAATCGACCACACCAGAAGAGCAGGCAGCCGAAGCACAGCGGCTGATTAACGACTTTGGGCTTCTTCCCGAGCAAAACATTATCCAGCCATTGAACTGGTTTATTAGCGTGCCACAGGCACTTGCAGTTACTTACGCCAACGCCTATGCTCGGCAGCGGGTAGAGAACAATCTCTGTGACTACAGCTTTGGAGCCACTGATTTAATCACCGGTAAATCGGTGCCACTATCTGTTGAGACTGAAGTGAAACTGTTCAGCGTTAGCACTGGCATTCCGCCAACCCCGCTCATTGGGGGAGTGGACGTGATTAATAACGCCTCGGTCGGCGAACCCAAGCGGCAGCGCGAGTCGATATCGCCCTCCAGCCAGCGCCAAGACGAAAATTTGGACGGTGCGCTTTGTTTGCGATCGCTTGCGACTGGTATTGATGTGATTACCAAAAACAAGCTTACAGGACAGATGAGGAGCATACATGCCAAACTCACCAGAGGAATTGAACAGGTTCGTGCCACCGGAAATCTTCACGGCATCCCAACCGTCATTGTTACCGGACGCAACGACCAGATTCTGCCACCGAATCATACTTCCCGCGCCTATTTTGGTCTCAACCAGCGTGTCGAAGGCGAAGCTAGTAACTTGCGCTACTACGAGGTTACTAACGCCCAGCACTTGGACACCTTGAACGCCTCTAGCGGCTTCGACAATCGCTTCATCCCCCTGCACTATTACTTGATCGAGGCGTTGGATTTAATGTTTGCTCACTTGACGAACGGTACACCCTTACCGCCAAATCAAGTTATCCACACAACACCGCGCGGTGGAACTGATGGATTGGCTTTGCCCATCAGCGATGCCAACTTGCCGCCGATTGCTGCAAATCCAGATGCTGAGGATTTGATCACCTTTACAGGTGATGCCGTCTTGATTCCAGAATGA